A stretch of Branchiostoma lanceolatum isolate klBraLanc5 chromosome 14, klBraLanc5.hap2, whole genome shotgun sequence DNA encodes these proteins:
- the LOC136448564 gene encoding MOB kinase activator 1B → MSFLFGSRSSKTFKPKKHIPEGTHQYDLMKHAEATLGSGNLRLAVVLPEGEDLNEWVAVNTVDFFNQINMLYGTITEYCTEERCPVMSAGPKYEYHWADGTTIKKPIKCSAPKYIDYLMTWVQDQLDDETLFPSKIGVPFPKNFASIAKTILKRLFRVYAHIYHQHFQEVVQLGEEAHLNTSFKHFVFFVQEFNLIERRELAPLHELIEKLTQRDREKYPEKKR, encoded by the exons ATGAGCTTCCTTTT CGGAAGTCGGTCCAGTAAGACCTTCAAGCCGAAGAAGCACATCCCAGAAGGAACCCATCAGTATGACCTGATGAAACACGCTGAAGCAACGCTCGGCAGCGGGAACCTCAGGCTGGCTGTCGTTCTACCTGAAGGAGAGGACCTCAACGAATGGGTCGCTGTCAATA CGGTTGATTTTTTCAACCAAATCAACATGCTGTACGGCACTATCACAGAGTACTGCACGGAGGAGAGATGTCCGGTCATGTCAGCTGGGCCCAA GTATGAGTACCACTGGGCAGATGGCACCACCATCAAGAAACCGATAAAGTGCTCAGCACCCAAGTACATCGACTACCTCATGACTTGGGTACAGGATCAGCTAGATGATGAAACATTGTTTCCGTCCAAAATTG gtgtgcctttcccaaagaaTTTCGCCTCCATAGCCAAGACCATCCTGAAGCGACTTTTCCGCGTCTACGCGCACATCTACCATCAACACTTTCAGGAGGTGGTCCAGCTCGGGGAGGAGGCACATCTCAACACCTCCTTCAAACACTTCGTGTTCTTTGTGCAAGAATTCAACCTGATCGAGAGGAGAGAACTTGCTCCTCTCCATGAACTTATAGAAAAGCTGACGCAAAGGGACAGGGAGAAATACCCGGAGAAGAAGCGATGA